The Triticum aestivum cultivar Chinese Spring chromosome 3A, IWGSC CS RefSeq v2.1, whole genome shotgun sequence genome includes a region encoding these proteins:
- the LOC123059343 gene encoding uncharacterized protein produces MEIAMAAIRPLIPKLGKLLVGEFTLEKRVKKGVESLVREMTLMQAALRKVGKVPADQLDEGTKIWAGMVRELSYQMEDIVDSFMVRLEDGGEPTNPKNKLKKLLKKTKRLFKKGKDLHRISDALEEVFVQARQLGELRQRYEQELRDSDAGASVDPRVMALYTDVTKLVGVEEP; encoded by the coding sequence ATGGAGATAGCGATGGCGGCTATCCGCCCTCTCATCCCAAAGCTCGGCAAACTGCTTGTTGGTGAGTTCACCCTCGAGAAGCGTGTTAAGAAAGGCGTGGAGTCTCTTGTCAGAGAGATGACACTCATGCAAGCCGCCCTGCGCAAGGTGGGGAAGGTGCCGGCAGACCAGCTCGATGAAGGGACCAAGATCTGGGCAGGAATGGTGAGGGAGTTGTCCTACCAAATGGAGGATATCGTTGACTCATTCATGGTGCGTCTGGAAGATGGTGGTGAGCCTACCAACCCAAAGAACAAACTCAAGAAGTTGCTCAAGAAGACCAAAAGATTATTCAAGAAGGGGAAGGATCTCCATCGTATCTCTGATGCTCTTGAAGAAGTGTTTGTTCAAGCTAGGCAATTGGGCGAGCTGCGTCAAAGGTATGAACAAGAGTTGCGGGATTCCGACGCTGGTGCTAGTGTTGACCCTCGCGTGATGGCCCTATACACAGATGTTACAAAGCTTGTCGGCGTTGAAGAACCATGA